The DNA sequence CGCACGGCCGCGAGTCCCATGCCTCGCGCCCGTGTCCGCTGGTCGCCGCCGGTACCGCTCTTCGTGTCGTAGGTCATGCCGTAAGTCTCACGGAACCGGCGGCGCGGGTCACTGGGCCGGGGCCCCGGTCAGGGGGTGGTGCCAGATACACCCCCGCCCGCGAGGACCTTGGCCTCCACCTCCGGGTCGAGCCCCTTCGCCGTCCGGTCCGTGCGCCGGGGTGCCGTGCCGCCGATGTCCTGGAGCCAGGCCCAGGTGTCGGTGACGGTCTCCTCGACCGGCCGGCACCGCAGTCCCGTCGCGACCGCCCGGGTCACGTCGGCGGAGTGCAGTGCGTCGTGCATGTCCGTGCCCGGCGGCACCCACACCGGCAACTGCGTCCACGGCTCGATGCCCGCGTCGAGGATCACCTCGGGCTCGGTCCACCGCAGCTCCGCCGCAGCGCCGACGGCAGCCACACACGCGTCGAGGAACGTGCCCATGGTGGCGTGCCCCTGCGGGCTCATCAGGTTGTACGGCCCGCTCAGCTCCTGCTCCGCCGCCCCCAGGATCCAGTCCGCGAGATCACGGACGTCGGCATACTGCAGCGGCAGTTCCCGCGGCCCCGGCGCCAGTACGGGCCCGCCACGGGCGATCCGGGTCAGCCACCACGGCAGCCTGCCGACGTTCTCGTACGGGCCGAGGAGCAGCCCGGCCCGCACGAGCACCGAACGGTCCGCCCCGAACTCCTCGACGACGGCCAGCTCCCCGCCCCGCTTGTCCCGTGGGTAGTCGGTGTGCTCGGCACCGGCCTCGGCACCCTCGACCAGCGGCGCGTCCTCGCCGTAGCCCGCCGGCGGCGCCCACTTGTAGACCGAGCAGCTCGACACGTACACATACCGCCCGGCGCGGCCCCGCAGCACCCGCGCCGTGTCCCGCACGGCACGCGGCGCGGCCGACCAGGTGTCGACGACGACGTCCCAGTCGCCCTCCGCCTCGGTGAGCGCGGCGAGCCCGTCGGGCGCGGTGCGGTCACCGTGCAGCGACCGCACCCCGGCCGGCGGCTCGTGCCGCCCCCGGTGGAAGACGGTCACGTCCCAGCCGCGCCCCAGCGCCGCCTCCACGACGGCCCGCCCCGCGAACTCCGTACCACCCAGCATCAGAAGCCTCATACGGCCGACTCTGCACGGTACGGGCGCGGGACGGAACAGGACTCTGCCGTCAGCAGAAGATCAGGGGAGGCGGCCGCGACGGCTCAGCGCCCGACCGGCGGGGTGTACTTGTACCC is a window from the Streptomyces sp. NBC_00299 genome containing:
- a CDS encoding NAD-dependent epimerase/dehydratase family protein, with product MRLLMLGGTEFAGRAVVEAALGRGWDVTVFHRGRHEPPAGVRSLHGDRTAPDGLAALTEAEGDWDVVVDTWSAAPRAVRDTARVLRGRAGRYVYVSSCSVYKWAPPAGYGEDAPLVEGAEAGAEHTDYPRDKRGGELAVVEEFGADRSVLVRAGLLLGPYENVGRLPWWLTRIARGGPVLAPGPRELPLQYADVRDLADWILGAAEQELSGPYNLMSPQGHATMGTFLDACVAAVGAAAELRWTEPEVILDAGIEPWTQLPVWVPPGTDMHDALHSADVTRAVATGLRCRPVEETVTDTWAWLQDIGGTAPRRTDRTAKGLDPEVEAKVLAGGGVSGTTP